The Zingiber officinale cultivar Zhangliang chromosome 9A, Zo_v1.1, whole genome shotgun sequence genome window below encodes:
- the LOC122019342 gene encoding probable indole-3-pyruvate monooxygenase YUCCA7, with protein MEQSDDQFLSPPCTWVNGPIIVGAGPSGLAVAAGLRQQGVPFVVLERSDCIASLWRRCTYDRLKLHLPKRFCQLPYLPFPGDFPEYPSKSQFIDYLDSYAARFAIRPRFRHSVRSARYDATTGLWRVVSAVGAAEAEHIARWLVVASGENAEKVVPELEGLLDRFGGEVTHVCDFKSGEQYRGKRVLVVGCGNSGMEISLDLCDHGASPIMVVRDSVHVLPREVLGKSTFELAVLLLKWLPARMADKLLLAVAWAALGNVAKFGLKRPSAGPLELKNTQGKTPVLDIGALAKIKSGDIKVVPGIKRFLPGKVEIVDGQILDVDSVILATGYQSNVPQWLQGYDDDEGLLLNHERRRGFGNGWKGKCGLYAVGFRGRGISGAGSDAVRVASDIGKAWRSSTDNKLPNKRSFM; from the exons ATGGAACAATCCGACGACCAATTCTTGTCGCCGCCATGCACGTGGGTTAACGGCCCGATCATCGTCGGTGCAGGCCCCTCCGGCCTCGCCGTAGCGGCGGGACTCCGGCAGCAGGGCGTCCCTTTCGTCGTCCTCGAGCGCTCCGACTGCATTGCCTCCCTCTGGCGGCGGTGCACCTACGACCGCTTGAAGCTCCACCTCCCCAAGCGCTTCTGCCAGCTTCCCTACCTACCCTTCCCCGGCGACTTCCCGGAGTACCCCTCCAAGTCCCAGTTCATCGACTACTTGGACTCCTATGCCGCCCGCTTCGCCATCCGACCACGCTTCCGCCACTCCGTCCGCTCCGCCAGGTACGACGCCACCACCGGGCTCTGGCGGGTCGTCTCCGCCGTCGGCGCCGCCGAGGCGGAGCACATCGCGCGGTGGCTGGTGGTGGCCAGCGGAGAGAACGCGGAGAAGGTCGTGCCGGAGCTGGAGGGGCTCCTCGATCGGTTCGGCGGAGAGGTGACCCACGTCTGCGACTTCAAGTCCGGCGAGCAGTACCGCGGCAAGCGCGTGCTCGTCGTCGGATGCGGCAACTCCGGCATGGAGATCTCTCTCGACCTCTGCGACCACGGCGCCTCCCCGATCATGGTGGTGCGCGATTCG GTTCACGTTCTTCCGAGGGAAGTGCTGGGGAAGTCGACGTTCGAGCTGGCGGTTCTGCTACTCAAGTGGCTGCCGGCGAGGATGGCGGATAAGCTTCTTCTGGCGGTGGCGTGGGCGGCGCTGGGGAACGTCGCCAAATTCGGGCTGAAGCGACCTTCCGCCGGCCCTCTGGAGCTCAAGAACACTCAGGGGAAGACGCCGGTGCTGGACATCGGCGCGCTGGCTAAAATAAAGTCCGGCGATATCAAAGTAGTTCCCGGAATCAAGAGATTTCTCCCGGGAAAGGTGGAGATCGTCGATGGACAAATCCTCGACGTCGATTCCGTGATCTTGGCCACGGGATACCAAAGCAACGTTCCTCAATGGCTCCAG GGATACGATGATGATGAGGGTTTGTTGTTGAATCATGAAAGGAGGAGGGGGTTTGGCAATGGATGGAAGGGGAAGTGTGGATTATACGCTGTTGGTTTTAGAGGGAGAGGGATCTCTGGTGCTGGCTCGGATGCAGTGAGAGTAGCCAGTGACATTGGCAAGGCATGGCGATCGAGCACAGACAATAAGCTACCTAACAAGAGATCCTTCATGTAA